The Pelotomaculum isophthalicicum JI genomic sequence ATTAATTATGAAAACTTGTTAATGTTGCCTGTAAAGCATCCTGAATTAAGTGAAGAAGTGCGTGAGCAAGTTAAGATTCAGGTTAAATATGAGGGATATATAAAAAAACAACAGGCACAGGCGGAACGCTTTAAACGTTTGGAAGAAAAAAAACTTCCTGTTGATTTAGATTATGGTAAGATGAAAGGTCTTTCCATGGAGGCTAAAGAAAAAATGGAAAATATTAAACCGGCGTCAATAGGACAAGCATCTAGGATTGCCGGAGTTACGCCGGCTGACCTTTCCGTGCTGTTAATTTATCTGGAGCAAAATAAAAGACGCCAACGGGATCATATTAGCTCATAAAAATGTACGGGCTCGTCAATATAATAAATTTAGATTACAGGTGGTCGGATGGGTAATCTGCTCAAGACTCTCAAAAATGGTTTAAAGGAAATAGATATTGAAATAACGGAAAGCCAGTTAGAAAACTTTCAATTATTTTACCGGATGATAAAAGAAGAAAATAAGAGAAAAAATATTACATCAATAGAGGATGAGAAAGAATTTGCCATAAAACATTTTATTGATTCTATTACCTGCCTAAAAGCTGTTTCATTTAAAGATGGTATGACATTGATAGATATCGGTACTGGTGCTGGTTTTCCTGGAATACCTCTTAAGATTTGCCGCCCGGGAATTGAAGTTATACTGGTTGAATCCCAGGCGAAAAAAGTTGGTTTTTTGCTGAAAGTGATCAGGGATATGAATTTAATTAACATATCCGCTATTCACACAAGAGCTGAAGAAATTGGGAAAATGCCTCGTTACAGAGAGTACTGCGACCTCGTTACCGCGAGAGCTGTTGCCGAGTTTAGAGTTTTAGCGGAATATTGCCTGCCGGTAGTTAAAATTGGCGGGTTTTTTTTGGCGATGAAAGGGCCGAAACTGGCCGAGGAGTTAATTGGGATAGATAAAACTATTACTATACTAGGAGGAAAAATCAATAAAATTGTTAACTTTAATTTACCTATTACTGGTGATGAAAGAAATATAGTGGTTGTTGAAAAAATTAAACCAACTCCTGAAAAATATCCCCGACGCCCGGGCATACCTGTAAAAAAGCCGATTTCAGGCGAGTAAGATAAGCTTGCCGTCTGCCTTATGTTACATTAACATCCTCAAAATTATCCTCAAGATCATTTTGTTCAAGGCAGGAACAAGAATAGAAAATGTTGAATTATAAGGTTTATTCTGCTGGAACAATGCTGGGGGTGGAAAAATGGGAAGAATTATCGCAATAGCCAACCAGAAAGGGGGAGTCGCCAAAACAACCACGGCAGTTAATCTAAGCGCATGGCTTTCCCTGATGGGGCAGAAAGTATTGCTAGTGGACATCGACCCCCAGGGAAACGCGACGACCGGTGTAGGTGTTGATAAGGAAAAAATAGAGCTTTGTATTTATGATGTTTTAATTAATCAATTAGATATTGAAAGAATAATAGTCCCAAGTGCGGTGGAAGGTTTAGACCTGGTTCCGGCTACTATAGAGCTTGCCGGAGCGGAAGTCGAGTTGGTAAGTGTGTCCGACAGGGAGAAGATTTTAAGGACAGCTTTGAAAAAAATTAAAGAAATATATGATTTTATTTTTATTGATTGCCCACCTTCATTGGGTTTGCTGACGCTAAACGCCTTAACTGCAGCCGGGTCGCTGATAATCCCGATACAATGCGAATACTATGCTCTGGAAGGGCTGGGACAACTACTAAATACTATCGGTATGGTGCAAAAGCATTTAAATAAGGAACTGGTCATAGAAGGTGTGCTGTTGACTATGTTTGACGGAAGAACAAATTTAGCCATACAGGTAGTTGATGAAGTAAAAAAACACTTTAAGGATAAAGTATATAGAGCTATAGTGCCGAGAAATATTCGTTTAAGCGAGGCGCCAAGTCATGGCAAACCGGTTATGGTATATGACAAGCGTTCAAAAGGCGCGGAAGTTTATCATGATCTGGCTAAGGAAGTGATCGGCATTGAGTAAGCGCAGGGGTCTTGGCAAAGGTTTGGAGGCTTTGATTCCAAGTATAGAAAGCACTATCAAAGGTCAAAAAGAAATCCAGGAGGAATACAAAGAAATAAATATAGAAGATATTAAACCAGCGCCCAATCAGGCGAGACAGTTGTTTGATCAGGAAAAACTGACAGAACTGGCCGCTTCGATTAAAGAGCATGGTGTTATACAACCGGTGGTGGTAAGACCCTTAAAAGAAGACGGTTACGAATTAATCGCCGGGGAAAGACGATGGCGGGCCTGTAAGATCCTGGGTTACAAGCTTGTTCCAGCTATAATCAAAAAGTATGAGGATTTGGAGGCTATAGCAGTTTCGCTAATTGAGAATGTGCAGCGTGAAGATTTGAATCCTTTAGAAGAAGCGACAGCGTACCAGCAATTAATAAAAAAATATGGGCTGACTCAGGATGAGGTTTCCGGCAGGGTAGGGAAAAGCAGGCCTTTTGTGGCCAATATGGTGAGGCTTTTGGATTTGCCGTCTGAAATAAAGGATATGCTTGCTGACGGACAGTTAAATGCAGGACACGCCAGGGCCCTGCTGGCGATAAGGGAGCCGGGAAAACAATTGGCCGCCGCGAGAAAGATCTCAAAACAACAATTAAGTGTGCGCCAAGCGGAAAAGATGACAAAAAATATAAACGAAACAGGAAAAAAAGTTTTAAATGACAGGGTTGTTATTAAGGATTTTGTACAAGAAATAGAGGCGGCACTGAAGAATTATTTTGAAACAACTGTAAAATTAAAAGAAAATGACGGTGGCGGCGGCAGGCTAGAAATAAATTACCGCAGCAAAGATGAGTTGAAAAGAATTATTGAGATGATGCTGGGAAAAGAAAATGTTTCACGTGAAACATTTTCTGATACTGGGAACAAGATTACTTGATCCTGTTATACTAGAAAAAACGCCTGGGTTTAAATCCCCCAGGCGTTAATTTTTTTATACTCCGGAATGGTTCTCTTAAGTCCGTTTGCTATGACATCAGCGATTCTCATTACTAAATTCAACCTGGTATTTTGAAGAACCAGGTACTCCATAAATCCTCCGATGTTCACAATACCGGTAATATGGATTTGACCTACCGGCGGGAGATTTTTATTTACACCCGCGCCGGGAATCAGCGATCCGTCTCCCAAATTCACGCAACCGACATTTTCCAGTTTGCCAAGTGACGCGTCAATAGCAATAACAAAAGGATCGTGGTGGTTAAGCTTAATTTCTTCAATGGTCTCCTGCAGGTTGCTGGCGTGTATCGGCTTTTCCAAGGTGCCGTAGACAATATAAAAGTCTTGCTCACCTGAATTGATAATGCTGCCGACCAGGGGTCCAAGACAGTCGCCGGTGGAACGGTCGGTGCCGATACATAATAATACCTTCGGGCATTCCGGGCTGACTTCATACCTTTTTAACCTTGCGGCAAGATCTAGGGCGAACTTACTGACAGCGGCTGTGTCTTCTATGTTAATACTAGTCTTATCTAAATTTGATATCGTATTTAATTGACTTATGTTTTTCATTGATAACCCTCCTGAAGTCAAACTAATATAGTTATTGCCGTGTGGGTAGTTAATTATTCCTTAAGTAAAAAATTTTTTATTAAAAGCATTTGTTTAAATGATAGGCATAGAAATGCTTATATATACCTTTAAAATAAAATATTTAACCCGGAGGAAGGGCGCTAATGTTACGCTCGCAGGGCAATTTTTTGTTGTTGGCCAAGGTTGTGACAGCATATGTCGGTTCGGTAATAGGGGCTGGTTTTGCATCGGGGCAGGAAATAATGCAATTTTTTATTTTACATGGCTGCAAAGGATTATTGGGCGTGGTCCTCTCAACGGTTTTATTCGCCTATCTGGGCGGACTCGTAATGTTTCTTTCGATAAAGATGCGTTCGACCAATTATAAGGATTTGTTAATATTCTTATTGGGGGCTAAAGCCGGAAAAATTGTTGATGTATTGAACTTGTTAATGCTGATGGGGGGCTTATGCGTAATGATGGCGGGCAGTGCCGCTGTTTTCGGGGAGCATTTTGGTTTGCCCGCCAGGGCGGGCGTGTGGGTTGTGGTTGTAGTGACGTCACTGGTAATTATGGGGGGTCTTGATGGAGTGTTAACGGCTAATGTCGTTCTCGTTCCTTTAAAACTATTAGCTGTTGTGTTGATTACGTTAACTGCAATATTTAAAGCGAAAGAAGCAATTTTTCTGATTCCGCATGCCGCGTCTGTGGGCGGAGTGGCGGGGTCTTGGGTGGGTGCGGGCCTTCTCTATGTTTCATATAATATGGTTGTACCGGTGGCCGTCCTCTCATCATTAGGAGGCAGCATACCATTAAAGATTGGGGTTGCCGGCGGTATGGCCGGAGGCTTTTTATTGGGTCTTGCAGTTTCTTTGGTCACGGTAGCTGGTTTGTTATATTTTCCGGAAGCCGCGGCATATGAAATTCCTCTGTTGTTTCTCGCCAGCCAACTCGGGTTAGTTTTTTACTGGCTGCTCGGTTTTCTAATCTGGCTTGCAATTATTACCACTGCCATAGCGGATGCTCATGGAATAGCCAGCCGTCTCGCGCCGCGCGGAGGCTTGAATTACAGGATTTTTGGCATATGCGCCTGTCTGCTGGCCCTGCCGGTTGCCGGGCGAGGTTTTTCAGATTTAGTGCGCCTGTTATACCCCATCTTTGGATATGTCAGCTTATTATTATTAATCTGCTTATTAATAGTTCCGCCTGTTAAAGTTATAATCAATTATAAAAATAGTTTCATATCGTAAAGAGTTTCCGTATAATTGATATGTGATTAGGTA encodes the following:
- the rsmG gene encoding 16S rRNA (guanine(527)-N(7))-methyltransferase RsmG, whose product is MGNLLKTLKNGLKEIDIEITESQLENFQLFYRMIKEENKRKNITSIEDEKEFAIKHFIDSITCLKAVSFKDGMTLIDIGTGAGFPGIPLKICRPGIEVILVESQAKKVGFLLKVIRDMNLINISAIHTRAEEIGKMPRYREYCDLVTARAVAEFRVLAEYCLPVVKIGGFFLAMKGPKLAEELIGIDKTITILGGKINKIVNFNLPITGDERNIVVVEKIKPTPEKYPRRPGIPVKKPISGE
- a CDS encoding ParB/RepB/Spo0J family partition protein, whose translation is MSKRRGLGKGLEALIPSIESTIKGQKEIQEEYKEINIEDIKPAPNQARQLFDQEKLTELAASIKEHGVIQPVVVRPLKEDGYELIAGERRWRACKILGYKLVPAIIKKYEDLEAIAVSLIENVQREDLNPLEEATAYQQLIKKYGLTQDEVSGRVGKSRPFVANMVRLLDLPSEIKDMLADGQLNAGHARALLAIREPGKQLAAARKISKQQLSVRQAEKMTKNINETGKKVLNDRVVIKDFVQEIEAALKNYFETTVKLKENDGGGGRLEINYRSKDELKRIIEMMLGKENVSRETFSDTGNKIT
- a CDS encoding ParA family protein, which gives rise to MGRIIAIANQKGGVAKTTTAVNLSAWLSLMGQKVLLVDIDPQGNATTGVGVDKEKIELCIYDVLINQLDIERIIVPSAVEGLDLVPATIELAGAEVELVSVSDREKILRTALKKIKEIYDFIFIDCPPSLGLLTLNALTAAGSLIIPIQCEYYALEGLGQLLNTIGMVQKHLNKELVIEGVLLTMFDGRTNLAIQVVDEVKKHFKDKVYRAIVPRNIRLSEAPSHGKPVMVYDKRSKGAEVYHDLAKEVIGIE
- the yyaC gene encoding spore protease YyaC; the protein is MKNISQLNTISNLDKTSINIEDTAAVSKFALDLAARLKRYEVSPECPKVLLCIGTDRSTGDCLGPLVGSIINSGEQDFYIVYGTLEKPIHASNLQETIEEIKLNHHDPFVIAIDASLGKLENVGCVNLGDGSLIPGAGVNKNLPPVGQIHITGIVNIGGFMEYLVLQNTRLNLVMRIADVIANGLKRTIPEYKKINAWGI